The following DNA comes from Phytohabitans rumicis.
CGGGCAGGTTGGCGTCGAAGTGCTGGCGGACGGATAGGCCGGTGTGGCCGGAGATTTCGGTGGTGAGGGCTTTGAGGGCGCTGATCAGGCCGAGTTCGTCCAGCACGCCGGGGCGCAGGCGGCGGGCGATGCGGCGGATCTCGTCCAGGCTGTCGCGGGTGGATTCCTGTACTTGGTGGACTTGGCTGCGGACCGGTTCGGGGGCTTGGTCGGCGACCCGTTTGAGGTCCAGCAGCACCGCGGTCAACGTTTGCCCGACCTCGTCGTGCAGTTCCTGGGCGATGCGGCGGCGTTCGCCTTCCTGGGCGGACAGGGCGCGGGCGCTGCTGGTGGCGCGTTCGGCCTCGAGCCGGTCGAGCATGGTGTTGAAGGTGCGGATCAGGTCGGCGATCGCGGCGTGGCCGCTGACCGCGGGGCGGGGTCCGGGTTGCAGCAGGTCGATGGTGGTCATCGCCCGGGTGAGCCGCTGCAGCGGGGCCAGCCCGATCCGGAGCAGGACCGCGTTGGCGGCCAGCATCGCGGCCAGCCCGGCGGTGACGATCAGCGCCTCGGTGAACAGCACCGGGGTGGAGACGGTGACCGGGCCCAGCATGAGCAGCCCGGCAGCCACGGTGAGCACGGCGGCGTTGAGCAGATAGATCCGCCAGAACAGGGACACGCGCCAGCCCTCCTTCCTGAGTTCTGCCCCCACTATCACCCCTGGCGCCTGGTTTGCCCTTGTTTCCTCCCGT
Coding sequences within:
- a CDS encoding HAMP domain-containing sensor histidine kinase, encoding MSLFWRIYLLNAAVLTVAAGLLMLGPVTVSTPVLFTEALIVTAGLAAMLAANAVLLRIGLAPLQRLTRAMTTIDLLQPGPRPAVSGHAAIADLIRTFNTMLDRLEAERATSSARALSAQEGERRRIAQELHDEVGQTLTAVLLDLKRVADQAPEPVRSQVHQVQESTRDSLDEIRRIARRLRPGVLDELGLISALKALTTEISGHTGLSVRQHFDANLPDLGHEAELVCYRVAQEALTNTARHAHAVHVELTLRRTPAGVQLCVRDDGRGLRRSTEGAGIRGMRERALLVRAQLSLGASPTGGTEVRLHLPDPDGSL